A stretch of the Sulfuritortus calidifontis genome encodes the following:
- a CDS encoding SemiSWEET transporter, with amino-acid sequence MACAELLRYPAAILTTAAFVPQAWQSWRTRDLSGISLPMYLLFTLGVACWLAYGLAIGSLPVIVANGITLCLASVVLWLKLSAPR; translated from the coding sequence ATGGCCTGCGCGGAACTGCTCCGCTATCCCGCGGCCATCCTGACCACGGCCGCCTTCGTGCCGCAGGCCTGGCAGTCCTGGCGCACGCGCGATCTCTCCGGCATCTCGCTGCCGATGTATCTGCTGTTCACCCTTGGGGTGGCCTGCTGGCTGGCCTATGGCCTGGCCATCGGCAGCCTGCCGGTGATCGTGGCCAACGGCATCACGCTATGTCTGGCCTCGGTGGTGCTCTGGCTAAAGTTGTCGGCGCCGCGCTAA
- the purU gene encoding formyltetrahydrofolate deformylase, translated as MRNTAVLLIVCPDRKGLVAAIANFLYRHNANILHADQHQDKEAGLFLMRVEWDLDGFDLGLHKFDEAFAPIAGEYQMQWRLALSSMKPRLAIFVSKHDHCLADLLYRWQSGELYCEIPLIISNHPDTRWLAEAYKLPFQHIPVSKETKAEAEAAQQALLEAHRVDFVVLARYMQVLSPAFIQRWPNRIINIHHSFLPAFHGAKPYQRAFERGVKLIGATSHYVTEVLDDGPIIEQDVTRISHRDDLEDLVQKGADLEKVVLSRAVKWHIDNRILVYGNKTVVFD; from the coding sequence ATGCGCAATACCGCCGTCCTCCTGATCGTCTGCCCCGACCGCAAAGGCCTGGTCGCGGCCATCGCCAATTTCCTCTACCGGCACAACGCGAACATCCTCCATGCCGACCAGCACCAGGACAAGGAGGCCGGCCTGTTCCTGATGCGGGTGGAGTGGGACCTCGACGGCTTCGACCTCGGCCTGCACAAGTTCGATGAGGCCTTCGCCCCCATCGCCGGCGAATATCAAATGCAGTGGCGCCTGGCCCTGTCGTCAATGAAGCCGCGCCTGGCCATCTTCGTCTCCAAGCACGACCACTGCCTGGCCGATCTCTTGTATCGCTGGCAGTCGGGCGAGCTCTATTGCGAGATTCCTCTCATCATCAGCAACCACCCGGACACCCGTTGGCTGGCCGAGGCCTACAAGCTGCCGTTCCAACACATCCCGGTGAGCAAGGAGACCAAGGCCGAGGCCGAGGCGGCGCAGCAGGCCTTGCTCGAGGCGCATCGGGTCGATTTCGTGGTGCTCGCCCGCTATATGCAGGTGCTGTCGCCCGCGTTCATCCAGCGCTGGCCCAACCGCATCATCAACATCCACCATTCCTTCCTGCCCGCCTTCCACGGCGCCAAGCCTTATCAGCGTGCGTTCGAGCGCGGCGTGAAGCTGATCGGCGCGACCAGCCACTACGTGACCGAGGTGCTCGATGACGGCCCGATCATCGAGCAGGACGTCACCCGCATCTCGCATCGTGACGACCTGGAAGATCTGGTGCAGAAAGGGGCGGACCTGGAGAAGGTGGTGCTGTCGCGCGCCGTGAAGTGGCACATCGACAACCGCATCCTGGTCTACGGCAACAAGACGGTGGTGTTCGACTGA